Proteins encoded within one genomic window of Gemmatimonadetes bacterium SCN 70-22:
- a CDS encoding arsenical-resistance protein produces the protein MTAAPPRYDGSPGEAEAPVLRRLSTLDRLLPLWIFAAMGLGLLLGRIYPDLGTALDRVQVAGVSVPIAVGLLWMMYPVLAKVRYETIGRHARDTKLLGTSLVLNWVVGPLLMLGLAWLFLPDLPEYRNGLVLIGLARCIAMVLIWNSLACGSGELAAVLVALNSVFQILTYSVLGWLFLTVVPGWLGADAAALDVSMGEIARSVGIFLGVPLVAGYLTRKALVRSKGLAWYEGTFMPKFGPTALLGLLYTIVLMFAMQGHRILELPLDVLRIALPLLVYFGLMFGFAFWFSRRLGFDYESTASLSFTAAGNNFELAIAVAVATFGIGSGEALAAVVGPLIEVPALVGLVYASLWARRRFFAEDAAAKRPAVAPTLTR, from the coding sequence GTGACCGCGGCGCCGCCACGCTACGACGGCTCGCCTGGGGAGGCGGAGGCGCCGGTCCTTCGCCGCCTCTCGACGCTCGACCGCTTACTCCCGCTCTGGATCTTCGCAGCGATGGGCCTCGGGTTGCTGCTCGGTCGCATCTATCCCGACCTCGGCACAGCGCTCGATCGCGTGCAGGTGGCCGGCGTCTCCGTACCCATCGCCGTCGGGCTCTTGTGGATGATGTATCCCGTGCTCGCGAAGGTGCGCTACGAGACCATCGGGCGGCATGCGCGCGACACGAAGCTCCTCGGCACCTCGCTCGTGCTCAACTGGGTCGTGGGTCCGCTCCTGATGCTCGGCCTCGCCTGGCTCTTCCTCCCGGACCTGCCGGAGTACCGGAACGGGCTCGTGCTGATCGGCCTCGCGCGCTGCATCGCGATGGTGCTGATCTGGAACTCCCTCGCCTGCGGGTCAGGGGAGCTGGCCGCGGTCCTCGTGGCGCTCAACTCCGTCTTCCAGATTCTCACCTACTCCGTGCTGGGCTGGCTCTTCCTCACGGTCGTTCCCGGCTGGCTCGGCGCCGATGCAGCGGCCCTCGACGTGTCGATGGGTGAGATCGCGCGGAGCGTGGGGATCTTCCTCGGCGTGCCGCTCGTCGCGGGCTACCTCACGCGGAAGGCCCTGGTCCGGTCGAAGGGACTCGCGTGGTACGAAGGCACCTTCATGCCGAAGTTCGGGCCGACCGCTCTCCTCGGGCTCCTCTACACCATCGTGCTGATGTTCGCGATGCAGGGGCATCGGATCCTCGAGCTGCCGCTCGACGTGCTCCGGATCGCCCTGCCGCTACTCGTCTACTTCGGCCTGATGTTCGGCTTCGCGTTCTGGTTCTCGCGGCGCCTGGGGTTCGACTACGAGAGCACCGCATCGCTCAGCTTCACCGCGGCGGGGAACAACTTCGAGCTGGCCATCGCCGTCGCCGTGGCGACCTTCGGCATTGGCTCCGGCGAGGCGCTCGCTGCCGTGGTGGGGCCTTTGATCGAGGTTCCCGCCCTCGTCGGGCTCGTCTATGCCTCGCTCTGGGCGCGCCGGCGGTTCTTCGCCGAGGACGCGGCTGCCAAGAGACCGGCGGTTGCACCAACCCTCACCCGCTAG
- a CDS encoding arsenite S-adenosylmethyltransferase, which translates to MSTDSQAPTKVPTTLEEIRATVQARYGATAKAVAAGAGAASCCGPATESSGCCGSTSESWDPITADLYEAGETAGLPAEAILASLGCGNPTALAELHEGEVVLDLGSGGGIDVLLSAKRVGPTGKAYGLDMTDEMLALALENKAKAGATNVEFLKGHIEAIPLPSNTVDVIISNCVINLSGDKRQVLKEAFRVLKPGGRFAVSDVITRAGLPEAVTENMALWTGCVAGALEEQEFTDLLTEVGFEHPSIEPTRVYSRDDASALLAGTGLDPALADEVDGKVMSGFVRATKPGAPARTQKPLRSLASLGTAAGGACCTPGTDCC; encoded by the coding sequence ATGAGCACCGATTCGCAGGCCCCGACGAAGGTCCCGACCACGCTGGAGGAGATCCGCGCGACGGTGCAGGCGCGCTACGGCGCGACGGCGAAGGCGGTCGCCGCGGGAGCGGGGGCCGCCTCGTGCTGCGGACCGGCGACCGAGTCCAGCGGCTGCTGCGGCTCGACGAGCGAGTCGTGGGATCCGATCACCGCCGACCTGTACGAGGCCGGCGAGACGGCGGGGCTCCCCGCCGAGGCGATCCTCGCCTCGCTTGGCTGCGGCAACCCCACGGCGCTCGCTGAGCTGCACGAAGGGGAGGTGGTCCTCGACCTCGGCTCCGGCGGCGGCATCGACGTCCTGCTCTCGGCCAAGCGCGTCGGCCCCACCGGCAAGGCGTACGGCCTCGACATGACCGACGAGATGCTCGCGCTCGCGCTCGAGAACAAGGCGAAGGCCGGCGCCACGAACGTCGAGTTCCTGAAGGGGCACATCGAGGCGATCCCGCTTCCATCCAATACCGTGGACGTGATCATCTCCAACTGCGTGATCAACCTCTCCGGCGACAAGCGCCAGGTATTGAAGGAGGCGTTCCGCGTCCTCAAGCCCGGCGGCCGCTTCGCGGTGAGTGACGTCATCACCCGCGCGGGGCTGCCCGAGGCGGTGACGGAGAACATGGCGCTGTGGACCGGCTGCGTCGCCGGTGCGCTCGAGGAGCAGGAGTTCACCGACCTGCTTACGGAAGTCGGCTTCGAGCACCCGAGCATCGAGCCGACCCGCGTCTACTCGCGCGATGATGCGTCTGCGCTGCTCGCGGGGACGGGACTCGACCCGGCACTCGCCGACGAAGTCGACGGGAAGGTCATGAGCGGCTTCGTGCGGGCGACGAAGCCGGGCGCGCCGGCACGCACGCAGAAACCGCTGCGCTCCCTCGCCTCACTTGGAACTGCTGCCGGTGGCGCGTGCTGCACGCCAGGCACTGACTGCTGCTGA
- a CDS encoding transcriptional regulator → MYRSGVTTATRPSTDLDRAVTLFHALSDATRLSILEMLRDGERCVCDLQDELDAAQSRLSFHLRVLREAGLVTDRKEGRWSYYSIVPEALAEVHDLAVGMQPRTGALPIRAAKCCG, encoded by the coding sequence ATGTATCGTTCAGGCGTGACCACCGCGACTCGACCGTCCACCGATCTCGACCGCGCCGTGACGCTCTTCCACGCGCTGTCCGACGCCACGCGCCTCTCGATCCTCGAGATGCTGCGGGACGGGGAGCGGTGTGTGTGCGACCTGCAGGACGAGCTGGACGCAGCCCAGTCCCGCCTCTCGTTCCACCTGCGGGTGCTCCGCGAGGCCGGCCTCGTGACGGACCGGAAGGAGGGACGGTGGTCGTACTACAGCATCGTGCCGGAGGCCCTGGCCGAGGTCCATGACCTGGCGGTCGGGATGCAGCCCCGAACGGGCGCGCTGCCCATCCGGGCCGCGAAGTGTTGCGGGTGA
- a CDS encoding chloride channel protein: MGQPSVRAPREYEPVDARTILLVGLAIILAAAAALAAQLLTALIGLVTNLVFHGRVATSLVAPASGHPGPAVVLLTPVVGAILVGIMARYGSAAIRGHGIPEVMERVLFGESRIPARVLVLKPLSAAIAIGTGGPFGAEGPIIATGGALGSLAGQFLRVTSDERKTLLAAGAAAGMAATFGSPVSAVLLAVELLLFEYRPRSLIPVAIAAAVATGVRAVFQGTQPVFGMPTVAQPGMVALGVYTALGVAIGILAAAITRGTYAIEDAFERLGHRFGIHWMWWPAIGAVVVGGVGLIEPRTLGVGYDNITGALDGSIVGRALIVLVVLKFVSWAIYLGSGTSGGTLAPLFTIGGGLGAWLGAHLARIAPGLGVDPRVAGLVGMAAIFAGASHALLASIVFAFETTRQPMGLLPLLSGCAASWLVSLLLSRNSIMTEKLARRGTMVRSEYAADHLAHVVVRDVAPRDVVTLRADDELASVRQWLAGGAGGATHQGFPVLDDELQLVGVVTRRDLLDPSHDDAQCVRAVIRRSPVVVYEDSTLRDAADQMVLERVGRLPVVRREARRQVVGIISRSDLLTAHAPRLEAAHRAHRARRFPWRRERGAPSGG, encoded by the coding sequence GTGGGGCAGCCGTCCGTGCGCGCCCCGCGCGAGTACGAACCCGTCGACGCCCGGACGATCCTCCTCGTCGGTCTCGCCATCATCCTGGCCGCGGCCGCCGCGCTGGCCGCGCAGCTGCTCACCGCGCTGATCGGCCTGGTGACCAACCTCGTGTTCCATGGCCGTGTCGCCACCTCGCTGGTCGCGCCGGCCAGCGGACATCCGGGCCCCGCCGTGGTGCTGCTGACCCCCGTCGTCGGGGCGATCCTGGTGGGCATCATGGCGCGCTACGGTTCGGCAGCCATCCGCGGGCACGGGATCCCCGAGGTGATGGAGAGGGTGCTGTTCGGCGAGAGCCGCATCCCGGCACGAGTACTGGTGCTCAAGCCGCTCTCGGCCGCCATCGCGATCGGGACGGGGGGGCCGTTCGGGGCCGAGGGGCCGATCATTGCAACTGGCGGAGCGCTCGGCTCGCTCGCGGGACAGTTCCTGCGCGTCACGAGCGACGAGCGCAAGACGCTCCTGGCCGCCGGCGCGGCCGCCGGGATGGCGGCAACCTTCGGCAGCCCGGTGAGCGCGGTGCTGCTGGCGGTGGAGCTCCTGCTCTTCGAGTACCGTCCGCGGTCGCTGATCCCCGTGGCCATTGCCGCGGCGGTGGCCACCGGCGTCCGCGCCGTCTTCCAGGGGACGCAACCGGTGTTCGGGATGCCGACGGTGGCGCAGCCCGGGATGGTCGCGCTGGGCGTCTATACGGCCCTCGGCGTGGCCATCGGCATCCTGGCCGCCGCGATCACGCGCGGCACCTACGCCATCGAGGATGCCTTCGAGCGCCTGGGCCACCGATTCGGCATTCACTGGATGTGGTGGCCGGCCATCGGCGCCGTCGTGGTCGGCGGGGTCGGGCTCATCGAGCCGCGCACGCTGGGCGTGGGCTACGACAACATCACCGGCGCCCTGGACGGGAGCATCGTCGGGCGTGCGTTGATCGTGCTGGTCGTACTCAAGTTCGTGTCGTGGGCCATCTACCTGGGGAGCGGGACTTCCGGCGGGACGCTGGCGCCGCTGTTCACCATCGGCGGCGGGCTGGGAGCCTGGCTCGGGGCGCACCTCGCGCGCATCGCGCCGGGACTCGGTGTCGACCCGCGCGTCGCGGGGCTCGTGGGGATGGCGGCCATCTTCGCCGGGGCGTCGCATGCCCTCCTCGCCTCCATCGTCTTCGCCTTCGAGACCACGCGCCAGCCCATGGGGCTCCTCCCGCTCCTGTCGGGGTGCGCGGCGTCGTGGCTGGTGTCGCTCCTGCTGAGCCGGAACTCCATCATGACCGAGAAGCTGGCGCGGCGGGGGACGATGGTGCGATCGGAGTACGCGGCCGATCACCTGGCGCACGTGGTCGTGCGCGACGTGGCCCCCCGCGACGTCGTGACGCTGCGCGCAGACGACGAGCTGGCCAGCGTTCGCCAATGGCTCGCGGGCGGGGCGGGCGGGGCGACGCACCAGGGGTTCCCGGTGCTCGACGACGAGTTGCAGCTGGTGGGAGTCGTGACGCGCCGCGACCTGCTCGATCCCTCGCACGACGACGCGCAGTGCGTGCGCGCGGTGATCCGGCGGTCGCCGGTGGTCGTCTACGAGGACAGCACGCTGCGCGATGCGGCCGACCAGATGGTGCTGGAGCGGGTGGGACGCCTCCCCGTCGTCCGTCGCGAGGCGAGGCGCCAGGTGGTGGGGATCATCTCGCGAAGCGACCTGCTGACGGCGCACGCACCGCGGCTCGAGGCGGCGCATCGGGCGCACCGGGCACGGCGCTTTCCGTGGCGGCGGGAGCGGGGCGCGCCCTCGGGTGGGTGA